The Glycine soja cultivar W05 chromosome 8, ASM419377v2, whole genome shotgun sequence genome has a window encoding:
- the LOC114424645 gene encoding aldehyde oxidase GLOX1-like, producing MSHSLKVFFVFTLLFLAVVEAKHKKKHKHKIRHGPKPFLPLIPPFGSDELPPVPQLPPIFEPPSNIPQLPPFPLKQDGEEGQGVENTQQDAKEGIENKLFEVTSIGHWEIISENAGVSAMHINLLPTNKIIVYDAKVYRTSRIKLPDGVPCVPYRDMGGQEDKLDCFAHAVEYDIETNQVRPLQITAGDPWCSSGGVAPDGTFVSAGGFDTGARSVRYMGPNCQNCEWREYDNIFGADRWYATQQILPNGEFILVGGRRSFSYEFIPVEGQRGEKPYFFPFLYETSDIDENNLYPFVHLSTDGNLFIFSNNRSLLLNPTTHKIVRTFPVLPGGSRNYPASGMSALLPINLNDPATATKAEVMVCGGNLPDAFHIAETTKIFLPALRDCNRLTISEPFPEWESELMPSGRTMGDLLVLPNGDLLLINGATMGTAAWWDADLPNYTPVLYKPEDPKGLRFTVLKPSQIARMYHSTSTVLPSGKIWVSGSNTHNTYRDVDKFPTETRVEAFSPPYLDANFDKYRPQIDEDASEKELAYGGLFEASFSVEDGAELTKNNIKVSMYSPPFTTHGFSMGQRLLFLKIDELNVQGQEGSYRVRVEAPPSNAIAPPGYYLLFVVYRGLPAAKGMWVHIQ from the exons ATGTCACACTCGCTCaaggttttttttgttttcactctCTTGTTCCTTGCTGTGGTTGAAGCTAAACACAAAAAGAAGCACAAACACAAAATCCGCCATGGTCCTAAACCATTTCTTCCCCTGATCCCACCCTTTGGTTCTGATGAGCTTCCACCCGTTCCCCAGCTCCCGCCCATTTTCGAGCCCCCATCCAATATTCCCCAGCTCCCACCCTTTCCCTTGAAGCAAGATGGAGAAGAAGGACAAGGGGTTGAAAATACTCAGCAAGATGCAAAAGAAGGGATTGAAAATAAACTTTTCGAAGTAACGTCCATTGGACACTGGGAGATAATTTCTGAAAATGCAGGTGTGTCAGCCATGCACATCAACTTGTTACCCACAAACAAGATCATTGTCTACGATGCCAAAGTTTACCGCACCTCAAGAATCAAATTACCCGATGGAGTGCCATGTGTTCCATACAGAGATATGGGGGGTCAAGAAGACAAACTCGATTGTTTTGCTCATGCCGTGGAATATGACATTGAGACTAACCAAGTTAGGCCACTCCag ATAACAGCTGGAGATCCGTGGTGCTCCAGCGGAGGGGTTGCACCTGATGGTACCTTTGTGAGTGCTGGTGGTTTTGACACCGGAGCAAGAAGCGTTAGATATATGGGTCCTAATTGCCAAAATTGTGAATGGAGGGAATACGACAACATATTCGGAGCAGACAGATG GTATGCAACTCAACAAATCCTTCCAAACGGAGAATTCATTTTGGTAGGAGGGCGTAGATCATTCAGCTATGAGTTCATCCCAGTAGAAGGCCAAAGGGGCGAGAAACCCTACTTTTTCCCATTCTTATACGAAACTTCAGACATAGATGAGAACAATCTCTACCCTTTTGTGCACCTTTCCACAGATGGAAACCTCTTCATCTTCTCTAACAATCGTTCCCTTCTTCTGAACCCCACCACCCACAAAATTGTTCGCACCTTTCCCGTCTTACCCGGTGGCTCCCGCAACTACCCTGCCTCTGGCATGTCTGCCCTTCTCCCCATCAACCTTAACGACCCCGCCACCGCCACCAAGGCTGAGGTCATGGTTTGTGGCGGCAACCTTCCCGATGCCTTCCATATTGCCGAGACTACCAAAATCTTCCTCCCAGCTCTTCGAGACTGCAACAG GTTAACcatttcggagccatttcctgagTGGGAGAGCGAGTTGATGCCTTCAGGGAGAACAATGGGAGACCTTTTGGTCCTCCCCAATGGGGACCTCTTGCTCATCAATGGTGCAACCATGGGTACGGCTGCATGGTGGGATGCTGACTTGCCTAACTACACGCCCGTGTTGTACAAACCCGAGGACCCTAAAGGGTTGAGGTTTACGGTGCTTAAGCCAAGCCAAATTGCGAGAATGTACCACTCCACTTCCACGGTGCTTCCCAGTGGAAAGATTTGGGTTTCTGGAAGCAACACCCACAATACCTATAGGGATGTGGATAAGTTCCCAACTGAGACAAGAGTTGAAGCTTTCTCTCCTCCTTATTTGGACGCCAACTTTGACAAGTATAGGCCACAAATTGACGAGGATGCTTCGGAGAAAGAGTTGGCGTATGGTGGTTTGTTTGAGGCAAGTTTCTCGGTGGAAGATGGAGCTGAGTTAACCAAGAATAACATTAAGGTGTCCATGTATTCTCCACCCTTCACTACTCATGGCTTCTCTATGGGACAGaggcttttgtttctcaagatTGACGAGTTAAACGTACAAGGCCAAGAAGGGTCTTACAGGGTTAGAGTGGAGGCGCCTCCATCCAATGCCATAGCTCCTCCTGGATACTACTTGCTCTTCGTCGTTTACCGTGGCTTGCCTGCAGCCAAGGGAATGTGGGTGCACATTCAATAG